The Daucus carota subsp. sativus chromosome 2, DH1 v3.0, whole genome shotgun sequence genome includes a window with the following:
- the LOC108209205 gene encoding blue copper protein 1b, translating to MVSNSAIILVAVAFFSVISAKDFMVGDNKGWTINFDYQAWAQDKEFYVGDKLVFRYPVGVHNVFKVNGTGFQNCIKPALSEALITGNDTIVLATPGRKWYICGVGQHCAAGGQKLLIVVNPAVMSPSVAPSRSLGAPTQDLPATGSANGIALASFQSIMAVALAIFLVIAV from the exons ATGGTTTCCAATTCTGCTATCATCTTGGTCGCTGTTGCTTTTTTCAGCGTCATCTCTGCCAAGgacttcatggttggagataaCAAAGGCTGGACTATTAACTTTGATTATCAGGCATGGGCACAGGATAAGGAGTTTTATGTTGGCGACAAACTTG TATTCAGATATCCAGTGGGAGTTCACAATGTGTTCAAGGTTAATGGAACTGGATTTCAGAATTGCATCAAACCTGCATTATCCGAAGCTCTAATTACAGGCAATGACACGATTGTTCTTGCAACTCCAGGGAGAAAGTGGTACATTTGTGGTGTAGGCCAACATTGTGCGGCTGGGGGTCAAAAATTGCTCATTGTAGTGAACCCTGCAGTTATGTCTCCAAGCGTTGCTCCTTCACGAAGCCTTGGAGCCCCTACTCAAGATTTACCTGCTACAGGATCAGCAAATGGGATTGCCCTTGCCTCATTCCAATCCATAATGGCAGTCGCTCTAGCAATTTTCTTAGTCATTGCAGtttaa